The genomic DNA TTCAAATTGTCCGGGTTTTAGTTTGCCAAGTTTAAAAATTGAAAATTGAATACGTAAAATTTTTAAAACATGGAAGCCTAATTTTAGCCACATACGTTTGATTTGGTGATTGCGGCCTTCTTTTAAAGCCATTTCATACCAAGTATTGCTTTGGGTTTTTTTTAAAAATTTTATACCGTAGGCTTTAGCCATTCCATCTTCAAGCTTTACACCTAAGCTAAGTTTTTTTACATCTTCTGGACTTGGCACACCCTTAACTTTTACCTGATAAGTCTTTTTTTTACCAAAGCGAGGGTGCATCATCTGATGAACAAACTCTCCATCGTTGCTGAGCAAAACCAAGCCTTCAGCATCATAATCAAGTCTTCCAGCTGGAGCCAACTTGATATCGCTGAGTTCTTGAATGTAATCCCCCAGACAAGGACGCTTCTGGGGATCACTTAAGGTGGACACTACATTCTTTGGTTTATAAAACATATAATATTTGAGTTTATGTACATCTAAATCTAATGGAACGTGGTCAATTTCTATATCTTTTTCTAGTGGATTGACTTTAAATCCTTGTTCTTTAACAACTTTGCCAGCTACTTTGATTCTGCCAGCTTCAATGTATTGATCAACTTGTCTGCGAGACAGAATACCTTTTTGTGATAAAAACTTGTTCAGTCTTATTAGGTCTTCATGTGATGTTTGATTTTTATTTTTTGATTTAGAGCTCATGAGTATTTATTTCACTACTTTCTGGCGATACTTCATTTGTGTTTGGGTCATCACTGCTAGTTTGAGAATGATGATCTTCAATTGAATTTTCTACAACTTCTTCAGCAGATACTGATTTTGGAAGAAGTTTTTCTAATTTTTCTAGACTTTCTTCTCCAAGTTCCGTGTACTCTGTTAATGATGGCAGATCAGATAAATTATCCAGCTGGAAAAACTCAAGAAAGTCAGCAGTTGTGCCGTAGATTAATGGATTTCCAGCTTCTTCACGTTTACCTAAAATTTTTATAAGGTTACGATCAAGTAATGTGCGCAACATATGACCTGAGTCTACACCTCTTATTTCATCTACTTCTGGCCTTGTGATAGGTTGTCTATAAGCAACAATAGCTAGGGTTTCTAAATTGCCACGGCTAAGACGTACCGGCTTTGCCTCATGTAGACGCAAAAGGTACTCACTGTTATTTGGATGGGTTCTAAACTGATAGCCTTGGTTGATTTTAATCAGTTCAAAGCCTGCGCCTGTATGTTTTTCACATAAGGCTTCTAAGCGGGAGTCTATTTGTTCTGGGTTTATTTCTCTTAAAATTTCATGAATATTTTTTTTCTGTACAGGTTTTTCTGAAACAAAAAGCAAGGATTCAAGAACAGAGTCTAAGGCTTCATCACTAATATCTTGATAACTTTCAGGTTCATTCTTTTCGTTATCTTGAGCATGGGTTTCTATAGCAACAACTTTATTTTCTAAATCAGCTTCACTGTGATCTAAAATAACATTGTCTTTAGCATCTGTTGTAGTTTGCTTTTGAGTATCATCCGACATATTCGTCTTCTCCATTATGTTTCCAACCTTCAAAGAGCATTGGAGTTCCTATAATTTCTATGTTTGAAAAAGTATTGGCCTGAAAAACCTTTAATGCACCACGTTTAATCATGTCTAATAAAGCTAAAAATGTCACTACCACACGTAAACGACTTTTAGCTTTTTTAAACAAGCTATGAAACTGAACACTTCCTTCTGGAGAGGATTGAATTGCCTTAGAAATATTTTCAATACATTCGCTTAGAGCTATAGGCTCTAGATTAACTTCATGGTAACTGTTATCACGTTCAATTTTTTTGAGAATTTTATAAAAAGCATCGACCAATTTAAATATACTGACTTGAGCCAATTCACGCTCTAAACTTGGTACTTTAATTTTGATTCTTTGGTTTTTACGCGTGAAGACATCCCTGCCCAGTTGATAGTAAGTATCCAATTGTTGTGCAGCCTGTTTGTATTTTTGATATTCAAGTAGGCGTCTTACAAGTTCTTCTCTTGGGTCAATACCATCTTCATCATCATCGTCTTGATTTTTTTCAACAGGAATCAACATTTTAGACTTTATGTGAGCTAAAGTCGCCGCCATTAATAAAAATTCGCCTGCGATATCTAAATTTAGCTCTTCCATAACTTCTATATACTCAAGATATTGCTTGGTGATGTAGGCAATAGGAATATTATAAATATCCAGCTCATTTTCTTTTATGAGGTGCAACAATAAGTCTAAAGGCCCTTCAAAAATATCCAAGTGAACTTGATAAGCACTCATGATGCTATTAAAGTCTTGATACTTTTCTAACAAATTTTGTTTTTTGTTTTGCGGGGACAGCTCTTTATCTATTCCTAGATTATTTTGACTCATATTAATTTCAAAGCCTCTTTAACTTGTAACAGAGTATTTTGGGCAATAGATGAAGCTTTGGTTTTGCCCGTTTCCCAAATATTACGCAGATAATCAGGTTTTTGTTCAAGTTTGTTCTGTTTTTCCCATATAGGTTCAAGCGTATGGTATAAATTTGGTAAAAGCATCTTTTTGCAATCCACGCAGCCAATAGAGGCATTCTTACAAGCAGCTTGTACTTCTTTTTGGGTATCTTCAGATGAAAAAATTGTATGCAGTGGATAGAAACTACAATGTTCTGGTCTGCCTGGATCTGTGCGTTTAACTCTTTGCGTATCCGTGACACTTGATCTTATTTTTTTTTCTACAACTTCTTTAGAATCATTTAAATAGATAGAATTGTTGTAAGATTTTGACATTTTTCTGCCGTCTGTACCCGCTAGTTTTGGTGTGTTCGTGAGTAAAGTTTGCGGTTCAGGAAATATATCGCCAAAAAAGTGATTAAAACGTCTAACTATTTCACGGCTTAATTCAACATGGGGTATTTGATCTTGACCAACCGGCACGGCATTTCCCTTATATAAAGCAATATCAGCTGTTTGCATGACAGGGTAGGAGAAAAATCCAAGCTGGGCTAAATCTTTGTCTTTAATTTCATTGCGTTGCTCTTTGAAGGTTGGGTTTCTTTCCAACCATCCCAAAGGGGTAATCATTGAAAAAAAAGTAAAAAGCTCAGTGTGTTGCGGTATTGCACTTTGGCAAAATAACGTGGCTTTGTTTTCATCTATGCCGCAGGCTAACCAGTCTCTAAGCATATCTATGGCAATTTTTTGAATATCTCCAGGTGAAGCATAATGTGAAGTAAGTGCATGTAAGTCTGCAGAAAAAAAGAAACATTCATGCTCTTCTTGCAAAGAAATCCAATTTTTTATTGCGCCTACATAGTGTCCAAGATGTAAAGGACCCGTAGGACGCATACCGCTAACTACTCTCATACCAAACTAGCTTAACTACAAGAGAGCCTGTACCGTGTCAATGGATAATACACTTGCAGAGGTTATTTGTGACTTAGTTGGATTGATTTCTTGGATGCTCTTGGTTGAACACCTTGTGTAACTGTTGTTTTTGGATATGCGTATAAATTTGAGTGGTGCTTAAACTGCTATGACCCAACATTTTTTGGATAGACCGTAAATCAGCGCCTTGGGCAAGAAGATGACTAGCAAAGCTATGCCTAAGAGTATGCGGTGAAATATTTGCCAAGCCCGGTATTTTTTGGCTGTGTTTTTTAATCATATGCCATATCATTTGGCGGCTTAGTTTACTGCCTCTGTTATTGACAAATATATAAGACGAAGCAGATTTTTTTAAATATTGAGTTCGGGCATGTTTAAAGTAATATTCAATACAAGTTATGGCCTGTGAGTGAATAGGAATAAGACGTTCTTTATTGCCTTTTCCTAAAACTTTTATGATATTTTGATGAATATCTAAATCTTGAGTTTTTAAACTGATGATCTCAGAAACGCGCAAACCACAAGCGTAAAACAACTCAAGAATGCATTGGTTACGAACATCTTGTTTACGCTTAAGGTTAAAGTGTTTAGGGTTGAGTAACTCATCAATGTTACTTTGAGAAATGACTTTAGGAAGAGCCAGCTGTTTTTTTGGCAATGATAAATGCCATACACTCTCAATGGTTAGGTTGTAATTTTGGGTGAGAAACTTTGCTAAAGACCTTAAACACGAGATTTTACGTGCCACGCTGCTGCTTTTATAGTTTTTATTGTTTAAATGTTTTAAATAGTCTTGTAACTGTTCCAAGCTGAGACTTTGTAAGTTTTTTGCATGAGCTATCTGAAAATAATTAAGAATAGAGCTAAGATCGTTTTCATAAGAACTAATCGTCTGTTCAGAGTAATCTTTTTCTATACGCAAGTATTCTAAAAAATGTTCAATAAGGCCCTGGCTGGAAAGATTATTAAGCATCGTGCTTTTCAAAGTAAACTTTATTGCGACCAGCTCTTTTAGCTTCATACAAAAGGTGGTCAGCGCCTCTTAAAAAGTCTTCTTCAGATTGATAATTTTTACCTGTAAATGTTTCAACTCCAATACTTATGGTAATACCAAGTTTTTGTCCTTCCACCTCAATGGCTAGATCTGCAATATGTGCTCTAATTTTTTCAGCAATTTGTACTGCACGCTCTTGAGGAGTATCTCTGAGCAATAAAATAAACTCTTCACCACCGTAACGAGCAAATAAATCTTCATGACGTTTTATAGAGTCAATTTCTTCTGCTAATTTTTGCAAGATAATATCACCGGTAACGTGACCATGTGTATCATTGAATTTTTTAAAATGATCCACATCAAAAATCATGAGTGAAAGTGGACTTTGGTGACGTTTGGTGTGGCTGATTTCCATTTTTAAACGATCAGTAAAGTACTTTTTATTGTAACAACCGGTGAGATAATCTTTATTGGCAGCCTTGTAAAGTTGCTCATTGTAGTTTTCTTCAAGTTCATCCAAAAAGTGAAATTTAAAGACCGTAACATTGCCTACTTGGATACGATCACCATCGTCTAAAAGTGTCTTTTTAGCAATGGCTTGGCCATTGACCAAAGTCCCATTTGTGCTTTCTAGATCTTCAATAATAATACCTGAAGGTAAAACCTTGATAAGGGCATGATTTCTTGAGACATCTTCATCATTCACATAAATGTCGCAAGCTTCACTCCTGCCAATACTGAGTTCTGACTTTTGAATGGGAAACTTTTTACCGATATCTTGGCCGGTAATGACTACAAAGTAGGCTTTAAGGCCACTGGTTTTATTCAATAGATCTTGAACATCTTTTCTAACTGTACGTTCATCAGTTTTTTCTGCTTTGACTGCCATCTAGACCCTTAGTTTAGCAAGCTTATTAAGCTTTGGTCAATCCATGACTGAATATTTTTACATAATCTTTTAAAACCAGAGGTCTTTAACCTTTGTTTTGTTCGTTGGGAGGTCTTTAAAACTGTGTAAGCCTTCAAAATGTCTTATGGGGATGAGCTTTATTTTTTCAGGTTGATCAATTAAACGCATGTTTACTGCAATTCTAAATTGACCATTATCTCTAGGATAATTGGCTAGCCAATAGGCGACGCAACCACAAGTATTACAAAAATGAAAGGATAGTTCCTTATCGCCTCGGGTGTAACATTTGGTTTTGCCATATACTTTGACGGTATCATTGAGGTAACCATAAGCCCATAAAACACCATATCGGCTACATACAGTACAATTACAGGCGGTAATGTTATCTGGCAGGGACAGGTATTGCCATGACACATGTTTACAATGACAGTGACCATCTAAAGGTTGATTTTTCATCTGAATAAACCTAACGATTAAGCTGGTTTTTGTCTAGAATGATTGATTATGCATTAAAAACAGAGTGCTTGTAAGCCAAATAAGTTGAGTAAACTTTTTTTACGTATTTATTCACTTCACGACCCTGACAATAACCAAATTTAGCTTTTTTATAATATTTTTTTTGTTCTAAAAGTAAAAAAGCTTTTTTAACATGATCCCAGCGATGAGGGTTAAGATCAAGTTTAATGGCCAAACGTTGGGCATCTCTTAAATGTCCTAAACCAGCATTGTAGGCGGCAAGGGTCATTTTGATTTGATCTTCATAGGTCTCAGCTTCAATAACACGCATCCAGTTTTTAAAATGTGCAGCACCAGCTTTTAAGTTGTCTTGAGGGTTAAAAGCATTTTTTACATTATACTCACGCGCAACAATAGGCATGATTTGCATCAGGCCTTGTGCTCCAACTGAGCTTTTAGCATTCTTTCTAAATGAGGATTCAACAAAAACAATAGAGGCAATCAGCTCTTCATCCATTTGTAAATGCTTAGCAGTGTCTTCGATAAGTTCTTGATACGGTAGATTAACTGCCGCTTCTTTTATTTGTTGACTGGTTTCAATCACCAATTGTTGACTATTTTTAATATCTTGAAGGCTGATTTTGTTACTCTTATAAAAGTAGGCTAAAACCAACACCACCGCTAAGATATTAAAACCAAAATATTTTCTACTTAATATTACAAACATAATTTCATTTCCCTTTGCACTATATAGTGCAGGTACTATGCCAAAGTAAAATGAAAAAAATGCTTTATTTTTATATAGTTACATGATTTAATAAAAGTTAGATTGAGGTTTTATGAGTCACTATTGCGACAACTGGGTCACAAAACAATTGCTGCCAAAAGTTTTACGGTATGTGTTATTTGGCTTTCTTGCACAAACATACGCTAATATACTGTACGCCAGGGAGTATAAAACGGTTAAAAGACCTGTTTACGGTATTGCACTTAATACAGTAAATGTTAGGCAAAAACCGTCAACTGCATATAAAATACTGGGTCGCCTTGAGAAAAATCAAACAGTACAGGTTATAGGTTGGTATAAAAAAAAGTGGTATCATGTTATCTATAAAAATAAAAAAGCTTGGATTTGGTCTAAAAGTCTGCGTTTAAAAATTAAGAAAGCTCAAGCTAAACCATTAAAAAAACCTTCGACTACTCTTGAAGTCATAGAGGCCCCAGCTAATCTCAATCAAAAAGCATACAAAAAAAATGATTCAGATAGACCTAAAGTATACGATCGTTATCAACGTTATAAGTAACACTATGCTTAAACACGATCAATTTACGCCTTCTAGCCAATAATAAGCAATAAATCTTGAGTAATTTTAGGCTTTACTATAGTTAGCCCATAATGAAGAATCTTATTTTCATGGTTTGTTTGCTTCTATTTGCATGTGGAGAAGCATCCTTATTTAATAACAGCGGTGATATAGAAATCAACGCCCCCATAGACTTTGTCCAAATCCCAGGAACGGATATCGGTTTAGTGTTAAACAGCAATGTCAATTTAACCAGCTCTATAGCGTCGATTGCTGTGATTGATTTAACTAGCAATAGTATTAATGTAGATAAATCTGTTTTTTTCCCAAATTTTGCCAGCAGTTTGGCTGTTGATGAACAACGACAACTCATTTTAGTTGGAGATCGAGCCAATGATGTTGTGCAAGTTTTTGATTATGATTTAGGGACAGGCGGGATTGATCAGTTTTCTTTAAGTAAAAGAACTTTAAATTCCCAACTTGAGATTAAAAATGCAGTTGTTGCTGACGAAGAACCCTCTGATATACAAGTATACACCAATGCCAACAGTGATGAACACGCAATTATTAGTAATTATATAGATGGTACAATTACATTTTTAAATTTAGATAATTTTACAGTTCAAGATTTATTTCCGCAAGATGATCGCTTTGGCTTACCACTGGTTGGTTTAACTGCTTTTGATCTGGATCAAACTTTATTGGGTATTGGGGCAGGGCGTATAGCTTTAGACCCTAGTAATAATAGATTTGCTTATGTGGCTTCATTTATCAATAACGTTATTTTTACCATTGATTTATGGGATAGAGAAATTGAACAGACATTTTCATTGCTTAATTATTTTTCAACGGGTGGTTTGCGAGACATGTTAATTGATAGTAATCAACAGCTTTACTTTTTACATCAAGCCAATGACAGCTTAAATAAAATAGATATCAGTCAAGTTGTGAACAACAATATTCTTTTAGAAGAATCTCCTGTCCAGTGGCTTGATCAGGTTTCATTGCCTTCTGGCGCAGAATATATGGCTTTGAGCCCTGATGAACAACAACTTTGGGTTGGGATGTATGATCTAAACCAAGTTTGGGTATTTGATACCAATACTTTAAATAAACTGTATGAAATTTCACTTGATGGTTTGGGGCCAGCAAAGCTTGTATTTTCTGAAGATGGTAGTTTTGTATATGTCTGTGAGTTTTTATCTAGTCATGTCGCTGTTGTAGATACATCAAGCTACATGCAAGTGGGTATGATTGAGTAAGAATGCTTTGGAAAGGGTAATAAAAATGAAATGCAAAGTTAACTTAATCTATTGTTTTCTAAGTTGTCTCATTGTGCTTAGTGCATGCTCAGGTAATCGACAATCGACATTTCATCCATTAAATAAACCGATTGATATTCAGAATTTTGAAAATACAGCTCAAGTTCAAGGCAAACAAACGTATATTATTGCAGTGTTGGATCAGGTTAATAAAGGCTTGGCATTTATTAACAGTCAAAAGCAAGATTTTATAGACCTTACTCAGGCAGATGACGCGCCCATGACACTAATTCCAGTGGGAGGGAATCCAGTTGCTTTGGCAGTAGAAGAAAAGTCTAGCAATGAAAAAAGAGTTTGGCTCATAGAAAATGAAAACAATCGCATGTATGCCGTTGACTTTATTGCTGGTAATAATCCTCAGTTTGAGTTTGTTGACTTGTCTAGCAATAGGGAAGGTTTGTATACAAGAGCTATATTTGAAAATGCTGGACGTGGAATTGTT from Oligoflexia bacterium includes the following:
- a CDS encoding pseudouridine synthase; its protein translation is MSSKSKNKNQTSHEDLIRLNKFLSQKGILSRRQVDQYIEAGRIKVAGKVVKEQGFKVNPLEKDIEIDHVPLDLDVHKLKYYMFYKPKNVVSTLSDPQKRPCLGDYIQELSDIKLAPAGRLDYDAEGLVLLSNDGEFVHQMMHPRFGKKKTYQVKVKGVPSPEDVKKLSLGVKLEDGMAKAYGIKFLKKTQSNTWYEMALKEGRNHQIKRMWLKLGFHVLKILRIQFSIFKLGKLKPGQFEEIPYATAQQLLKK
- the scpB gene encoding SMC-Scp complex subunit ScpB, yielding MSDDTQKQTTTDAKDNVILDHSEADLENKVVAIETHAQDNEKNEPESYQDISDEALDSVLESLLFVSEKPVQKKNIHEILREINPEQIDSRLEALCEKHTGAGFELIKINQGYQFRTHPNNSEYLLRLHEAKPVRLSRGNLETLAIVAYRQPITRPEVDEIRGVDSGHMLRTLLDRNLIKILGKREEAGNPLIYGTTADFLEFFQLDNLSDLPSLTEYTELGEESLEKLEKLLPKSVSAEEVVENSIEDHHSQTSSDDPNTNEVSPESSEINTHEL
- a CDS encoding segregation/condensation protein A, which encodes MSQNNLGIDKELSPQNKKQNLLEKYQDFNSIMSAYQVHLDIFEGPLDLLLHLIKENELDIYNIPIAYITKQYLEYIEVMEELNLDIAGEFLLMAATLAHIKSKMLIPVEKNQDDDDEDGIDPREELVRRLLEYQKYKQAAQQLDTYYQLGRDVFTRKNQRIKIKVPSLERELAQVSIFKLVDAFYKILKKIERDNSYHEVNLEPIALSECIENISKAIQSSPEGSVQFHSLFKKAKSRLRVVVTFLALLDMIKRGALKVFQANTFSNIEIIGTPMLFEGWKHNGEDEYVG
- the trpS gene encoding tryptophan--tRNA ligase, whose translation is MRVVSGMRPTGPLHLGHYVGAIKNWISLQEEHECFFFSADLHALTSHYASPGDIQKIAIDMLRDWLACGIDENKATLFCQSAIPQHTELFTFFSMITPLGWLERNPTFKEQRNEIKDKDLAQLGFFSYPVMQTADIALYKGNAVPVGQDQIPHVELSREIVRRFNHFFGDIFPEPQTLLTNTPKLAGTDGRKMSKSYNNSIYLNDSKEVVEKKIRSSVTDTQRVKRTDPGRPEHCSFYPLHTIFSSEDTQKEVQAACKNASIGCVDCKKMLLPNLYHTLEPIWEKQNKLEQKPDYLRNIWETGKTKASSIAQNTLLQVKEALKLI
- a CDS encoding tyrosine recombinase, translated to MLNNLSSQGLIEHFLEYLRIEKDYSEQTISSYENDLSSILNYFQIAHAKNLQSLSLEQLQDYLKHLNNKNYKSSSVARKISCLRSLAKFLTQNYNLTIESVWHLSLPKKQLALPKVISQSNIDELLNPKHFNLKRKQDVRNQCILELFYACGLRVSEIISLKTQDLDIHQNIIKVLGKGNKERLIPIHSQAITCIEYYFKHARTQYLKKSASSYIFVNNRGSKLSRQMIWHMIKKHSQKIPGLANISPHTLRHSFASHLLAQGADLRSIQKMLGHSSLSTTQIYTHIQKQQLHKVFNQEHPRNQSN
- a CDS encoding GGDEF domain-containing protein, yielding MAVKAEKTDERTVRKDVQDLLNKTSGLKAYFVVITGQDIGKKFPIQKSELSIGRSEACDIYVNDEDVSRNHALIKVLPSGIIIEDLESTNGTLVNGQAIAKKTLLDDGDRIQVGNVTVFKFHFLDELEENYNEQLYKAANKDYLTGCYNKKYFTDRLKMEISHTKRHQSPLSLMIFDVDHFKKFNDTHGHVTGDIILQKLAEEIDSIKRHEDLFARYGGEEFILLLRDTPQERAVQIAEKIRAHIADLAIEVEGQKLGITISIGVETFTGKNYQSEEDFLRGADHLLYEAKRAGRNKVYFEKHDA
- a CDS encoding GFA family protein; translated protein: MKNQPLDGHCHCKHVSWQYLSLPDNITACNCTVCSRYGVLWAYGYLNDTVKVYGKTKCYTRGDKELSFHFCNTCGCVAYWLANYPRDNGQFRIAVNMRLIDQPEKIKLIPIRHFEGLHSFKDLPTNKTKVKDLWF
- a CDS encoding transglycosylase SLT domain-containing protein — its product is MFVILSRKYFGFNILAVVLVLAYFYKSNKISLQDIKNSQQLVIETSQQIKEAAVNLPYQELIEDTAKHLQMDEELIASIVFVESSFRKNAKSSVGAQGLMQIMPIVAREYNVKNAFNPQDNLKAGAAHFKNWMRVIEAETYEDQIKMTLAAYNAGLGHLRDAQRLAIKLDLNPHRWDHVKKAFLLLEQKKYYKKAKFGYCQGREVNKYVKKVYSTYLAYKHSVFNA
- a CDS encoding SH3 domain-containing protein, yielding MSHYCDNWVTKQLLPKVLRYVLFGFLAQTYANILYAREYKTVKRPVYGIALNTVNVRQKPSTAYKILGRLEKNQTVQVIGWYKKKWYHVIYKNKKAWIWSKSLRLKIKKAQAKPLKKPSTTLEVIEAPANLNQKAYKKNDSDRPKVYDRYQRYK